The following is a genomic window from Halobellus ruber.
GCCGCCCGGGGGCCGTCTCAGACCGTCTCCGGGTACGCCGCCGCGAGGCCGTCGAGCGCCTCGTGGCCCTCGCTGGTGTGTGGCGCGGTCAGCGGCGAGACCGACACCCGGCCCTCGACGACCGCGCGCCGGTCGGTCCCCTCGGGGTCCTCGATATCGCCGGTGCGCATCCGCTCCCAGATCCCGTCTTCGAGGATGATCCGTCCGTTCCCGTCGTGTTCGGCGGTCATATCGTACAGCGTCGACGGGCGGGTGATCTCGATCGGCGCGGGCGGGTCGCCGGCGTCGGCCAGCGGGGCGTTGATGTTCAGGTAGCCGGTTCGCTCGAAGACGCCCGCATCCAGCGCGTGCCGCAGGAGATACGACGTCGCACGGGTTGCGTTCCGGAAGTCCGATGACTCCGTGGCCTGCTCCTGCCAGGGGACGTCGCCGCCGCCGGGCACGTACAGCGAGGTCGCGATCGCGGGGACGCCGAAGAACGCCGACTCGACGGCGGCGCTGACAGTCCCCGACCGGCCGAGGACGTAGGCGCCGAGGTTCGCTCCCTTGTTGCAGCCGGCGACGACCGCGTCAACCTCCGGACAGAGCACCTCTAAGCCGGCGACAACGCAGTCCGCGGGCGTCCCCGCGATCGCGTACCCGAGTTCGTGTTCGCGGACCGCGGCGTCGGTCGACAGCTGTCGTCCTACGGCACTTTGGTCGTCGACCGGTGCGACCGCGGTCACGTCGGCCCACTCGGCGAGTGCATCGTACAGCGCTCGGAACCCGACGGCGTCGATCCCGTCGTCGTTGGTGAGGAGGACGGAAAGGGAGTCGGTCATACAGCCTCCAGTCGCGGCGGGTGGAAGTAGCTTTTCCACCGAGCTTTTGCTGCGCTCCCTTCGGTCGCTGGCAAAAGCTCGGCCAAAAGCGCGGCGTCGGCCCCTTCGGGGCCTCCTTGGCCCGCTCGCTCCCTGCGGTCGCTCGCGGTACAGTCAGGGCGTAATAGAAGAGTTCCCACGGTGTTTATTTCACGTTCTCACGGCTGATTAAGCCGTAAGACCCTGTATGCGAATGTACCGCTGATATTTTATCGGATTGTATTGATGTGCATAGCGGCGTGCTGAATACAACGCGCGACTCGGTAACCCATTTTGATAGATCCCGGTACGTTACACGAGGGATATATCGAACCCAGAAACCGATACAGCCATACGAACGAGGGCAGGCCAGTCAGGCGTTTTCTACCGTTGAGGGCGGTCCAGAACGGCCGCCGTACACGCTAATCACGTAGCAGAGGGCACGCCCCAGAACGAAGCCGCACAGAGCAATCGGAATTCCGAACCCGACTGCAAGGAGGCTCGCCACTCCCACAGCCTCGGGAAGCGAAACGACGTCGCTTCCCCACGAGTAGGTGACGGTCGTTCCGTACCGGGTGACACCTGCACCGAAAACGGGCGCACTCACTAAGACACTTGTCGGGAGCAGGCCTGAATTGACGGCCGCGCTGATCGCGCCAATTACAAGCAGACCACCGATTGCGAGGAAAATGGCCAGTGACGGATCAGTTCCGAACCACGTTCCGCGAACCCACGCGGTCAGCGTGTGATAACCGACTGTTGAGCCGACCAACCAAGCCGTCCCGAGGGCCAGAACCGGCGACAGGAGCGTAACGAGAAGCGAAACATCACGATGTTGTCCCAGAAGGGCTACCCGGAACGGTCCGACCACGAACTGCCTGACAGGCCCGGAGAGGAAAGCACCCACTCTGTCATACACGGTGACACACAGCGACCGGAAACTGTGAGCGAACCGTCGGAGGACACGCCACATTACCCAAACAGCCGAACGCGTAACGCCGGTTAATCGCCTGCACGCCACCACTATGAACACAGCCGTCTGGCTAACCGCT
Proteins encoded in this region:
- the surE gene encoding 5'/3'-nucleotidase SurE, producing MTDSLSVLLTNDDGIDAVGFRALYDALAEWADVTAVAPVDDQSAVGRQLSTDAAVREHELGYAIAGTPADCVVAGLEVLCPEVDAVVAGCNKGANLGAYVLGRSGTVSAAVESAFFGVPAIATSLYVPGGGDVPWQEQATESSDFRNATRATSYLLRHALDAGVFERTGYLNINAPLADAGDPPAPIEITRPSTLYDMTAEHDGNGRIILEDGIWERMRTGDIEDPEGTDRRAVVEGRVSVSPLTAPHTSEGHEALDGLAAAYPETV